A window of the Brassica napus cultivar Da-Ae chromosome C5, Da-Ae, whole genome shotgun sequence genome harbors these coding sequences:
- the LOC125587435 gene encoding nicotianamine synthase 3-like codes for MDCQEEQLVNTICDLYEKISKLESLKPSEDVNILFSQLVFTCIPPNPNIDVAKMCDTVQETRQKLIKICGEAEGHLEHHFSSILTSFEDNPLHHLNIFPYYNNYIKLGKLEFDLLTQNINGLVPRNVAFIGSGPLPLTSIVLASSHLKETVFHNFDIDPSANALASLLVSSDPDISQRMFFHTVDIINVTESLKSFDVVFLAALVGMNKEDKVRVIEHLQKHMAPGAVLMLRSAHGPRAFLYPIVEPCDLQGFEVLSIYHPTDDVINSVVISKKLPVVSNGSVVGGPSCLLMPCNCSKIHAIMNKKKKMMIEELEASREEQFS; via the coding sequence ATGGATTGCCAAGAGGAGCAACTGGTGAACACAATTTGCGATCTCTACGAAAAGATCTCAAAGCTCGAGAGTCTAAAACCATCCGAAGATGTCAACATTCTCTTCAGCCAGCTCGTTTTCACATGCATCCCACCCAACCCTAACATCGACGTCGCCAAGATGTGTGACACAGTCCAAGAGACTCGACAAAAGCTCATCAAGATCTGTGGCGAAGCCGAAGGTCACCTAGAACATCATTTCTCTTCGATCTTGACGTCTTTTGAAGACAACCCACTTcaccatttaaatattttcccTTATTACAATAACTATATAAAACTCGGGAAGCTCGAGTTCGATCTCCTCACGCAAAACATAAACGGTCTTGTCCCAAGGAATGTTGCTTTCATTGGATCTGGTCCTCTTCCTCTCACTTCCATCGTTCTTGCTTCATCCCATCTCAAAGAGACAGTCTTTCACAACTTTGACATCGACCCGTCAGCGAACGCACTCGCTTCTCTTCTGGTTTCTTCTGATCCAGACATCTCTCAACGCATGTTCTTCCACACCGTTGATATAATTAACGTGACGGAGAGCTTGAAGAGCTTCGACGTCGTGTTTCTAGCAGCGCTTGTTGGGATGAACAAGGAGGATAAAGTTAGAGTGATCgagcatcttcagaaacacaTGGCTCCTGGTGCTGTGCTCATGTTGAGGAGTGCTCATGGTCCGAGAGCGTTTCTTTATCCGATCGTTGAGCCGTGTGATCTCCAAGGGTTCGAGGTTTTGTCTATCTATCATCCGACGGATGATGTTATCAACTCCGTGGTGATCTCGAAAAAGCTCCCCGTTGTCTCAAATGGGAGTGTTGTTGGTGGACCATCGTGCTTGCTCATGCCTTGTAACTGTTCCAAGATCCATGCTATaatgaacaagaagaagaaaatgatgatcGAGGAGTTGGAAGCCAGCAGGGAAGAACAGTTTTCTTAA
- the LOC106412290 gene encoding U11/U12 small nuclear ribonucleoprotein 65 kDa protein-like: MAAHPTSEPVVNHPTTPQFAEPLGVTLFVRHLPDGIPHDIVSRLFSQYGAYAVRPCSGGRLRNAAFVDFKNEAIASQAHRQLNGLRFLGKVLQVQRANKPSENKKPRLNEESGKDGQPFVFSTVSSSNNDSKSGEGLAGEPIAPKLGINYPFPPHLQYAYPPPDANILANITNALIAVPPLYTQVLHLMNKMNLPPPFRLALPTPPLPKAAQQPTEVDHQSSSESEMESDEDTDTSKARRKRARHETLVGPGVDKNVPHETVGVKPSSLTPKEMPRIRKNKHVMQIKITQKVAQDERKEDIELEGPAEEEPREEASNLKPFASLEELEKGRLPPQDILSLPMFKNYTAGNPSLVLYIKNLAKDVITDDFYYIFGSQFGSIEAAKSSLGVRLMQEGRMRGQAFLTFPSVEVAHRALNLVNGFVFKGKPMIIQFGRNPGSAKPNE, encoded by the exons ATGGCTGCACATCCGACTTCGGAGCCGGTCGTGAATCACCCGACGACGCCACAATTTGCAGAGCCATTAGGTGTAACTCTCTTTGTTCGGCATCTTCCTGATGGAATCCCTCATGATATCGTCTCTCGGCTCTTCTCTCAGTACGGAGCTTATGCCGTTCGTCCTTGCTCCGGTggaag ATTAAGGAATGCTGCATTTGTGGATTTCAAGAATGAAGCTATTGCTTCTCAAGCACATCGTCAGTTAAATGG GTTGAGGTTTCTTGGTAAGGTTCTACAAGTACAGAGAGCTAATAAACCTAGTGAGAATAAGAAGCCTCGTCTAAATGAAGAATCTGGAAAAGATGGTCAACCGTTCGTATTCTCAACCGTTAGCAGCAGCAATAATGATTCAAAATCTGGAGAAGGACTTGCTGGTGAACCGATCGCTCCTAAACTTGGCATAAACTATCCATTCCCTCCTCACCTGCA atatGCTTACCCACCACCCGATGCAAATATATTAGCCAACATTACTAATGCCCTTATTGCTGTCCCACCTTTATACACCCAG GTGCTGCATCTAATGAACAAAATGAATCTTCCACCTCCTTTCCGCCTTGCTTTGCCCACACCACCTCTACCTAAAGCAGCCCAGCAACCAACTGAGGTGGATCATCAATCTAGTAGCGAGTCAGAGATGGAGTCTGATGAG GATACAGATACATCAAAAGCAAGAAGGAAGCGTGCTAGACATGAAACTCTTGTCGGTCCTGGTGTGGACAAGAATGTGCCACATGAGACTGTCGGAGTGAAGCCCTCGTCTTTGACTCCCAAAGAGATGCCTCGGATAAGAAAGAATAAACATGTTATGCAG ATCAAGATTACTCAAAAAGTTGCTCAAGACGAGCGTAAAGAGGATATTGAGCTTGAAGGCCCTGCAGAGGAGGAGCCTAGAGAAGAAGCTTCAAATTTGAAACCCTTTGCAAGTTTAGAGGAGTTGGAGAAGGGAAGGCTACCTCCGCAGGATATTCTTTCACTGCCTATGTTCAAG AACTACACAGCTGGGAATCCCTCGCTTGTGCTGTATATTAAAAATCTTGCCAAAGATGTTATCACTGATGATTTCTATTACATATTTG GATCACAATTTGGAAGCATCGAAGCAGCTAAATCCAGTCTTGGTGTGAGGCTGATGCAG GAAGGAAGGATGAGAGGGCAAGCTTTTTTGACATTTCCATCAGTTGAAGTGGCACATCGTGCTCTG AATCTTGTAAATGGTTTTGTGTTCAAAGGAAAACCAATGATTATCCAGTTTGGTAGGAATCCTGGATCAGCCAAGCCAAACGAATGA